The Ornithodoros turicata isolate Travis unplaced genomic scaffold, ASM3712646v1 ctg00001139.1, whole genome shotgun sequence genome contains the following window.
gattggattggattggaaaaagaatgaaaatatggagaggttggtcccgacccagtcagaactggctactccaaaacacgtttgtgggtgaaaagatagagccagaaaaaaagagacgaacaaacaaacaaaacaggaaAGTGGTAGAGTGGGTGTAGCAAggtaaagcataaaggaaaacgggggaaaggaaagggggagacgttaggcacagagaaacactcactggttCATCATGTCAGATACCGCGCGAACAcagtgtcacagaagttgtcacagagtgtcaagcaggttcgaaccggtaaggaagtccacaagagcgcgcaatgccgTCACCTGGTAATGGGCAGGTCGGCagcctagaaccttcccaacAGAGAAAGGGCGATTGCCGAGGCGGGCTAGCGCCGCCTCAAGGGAAAGACCAGGCGCTCTGTATCGAGGGCAGGCCTTGATAACATGCTCAGTGTCCTCGAATACCCCGCACTAAGAACAATTCGGTGAGGAGACCTTCCCAAGTTTAAAGAGGAGGCGGCCGGTACATGGCACATTGAGGCGGAGGCGGTGAATGATGGAGGTAGCGGCACGGGGGAGCGCTAAGggcattaaaaactgcaggTCCCGATCCACTTTGTGCAGTAGTGAGGAAACTGGGACGCATCGACGCCAGTGTTCCCCACTCAGACGCTTCACTACTGCGTTTATCGTGTTCTTTGCATCCCTTCTTGTGAAGTAGACGGGGTGCGTGCGAACGCCACGCGCTAGATGGGCACGCCTGGCAGCTTCATCCGCAGCCTCATTTCCGGGGACACCGCAATGGCCAGGGACACACTGCAACTGGATGTCGTGTCCCCGTGATGCGGCAGAAGTGTACACTTCAAGGACGTCATGCACCATTGGAGATAGGCATCCCGATCCTGTAGAGTAGAGAATGACTTGTAGGgcggctttggagtcggtgtagATAGACCAGTGAGCTGGGGATGGAGAGGATACAATGAGGATTTCTCTTCATTGCAATCTGCATAGTACTTTCTTCCTTTGTGGAGGTGGAGCAGCtctctttcttcattttttttcagtGTGCTGTGCAAACTACTCGTCAATCTGAAACTTAGTAACGACAGCGTTAGAGCTGAACACTGACACCACTTATCATTAACATGATACACATGAATGAAATACTAACACAGAACGGCAGTAATACCTACCTCATTACCAGTGCAGGGAACCTCCACCTGCACAGTTGGTTTCTCATTCGAGAGTCATGCCAAGCTATGCCAGCCTCTCAGGGGAAATTGTCACCTTCGTCGTCTGCAGTGCGTTCCATTAAAGCCAGACTATTCTGCAATACCGTTGCCATTGGTTAACATGTACACAGTGTCCTAGCTAAAATAGTATTTCACTTATCGTCATTCAGATGGCCTTGATAATTGTCAAAATTCCTTCAGAGAAGTTTCTTTAGAACACAACACAAAGGTATACTTCCAAACTTATGAAAACAACGAAACTCTCAAACACATATTTGTgaacaaaggggggggggaatatatacaAACAAAGTACAGGCCAACGGCTACCCTATTTTGTTAGCAGTGTCGCCAAATTAACGGACCTTTCTTTCAGACTTACCTTGAGTACATAGTAGACGACACGCAGCCACGCAGCTATATGATTTGCAGTCGTCGCATTCATTACACCTCAGCACGCCGAAAACGTTCTTCTTCGAAGAAAATATTATTCCGCGGTTTGAGAACATCGCCAATAGACCGTTCACAAGTCTCCGCACGACAAGCAGAGATGCACGCTGAGCTTAGACACTCAAATTCAATGGCCTCGATATCGGTGTTGATAGACTGCGCAATGACAAGGAGGAAAACGGTCCAAGAATATGCAGATGCCTCGCGCTTAACTCTTACCACGGAGTCAAGCGCAGGTTGAAGAGAGTTATTAAAGCATCAAAACATCGAAACGCACAAACAGAGAGTTTCATGGGTGTTTGGTGAGAGTTCACCCGCAGCAGGGGGTGTAAAATTGCTCAATACTCTATTTcgactccctttttttttcgaatgcaCCACCTAGAAAACTTACACTGTCCGCAACGTAGCACAGCtgtcacaaagaaaaaaagaaaggaaaagaaacgcaCGTTGTGCACCATTTAGCGCCTCCGTAATCCAGAAACATTGCGATACTGCGCCATCTCAGTGGTGTACAATAGTGGATTGTACTATCATGGGCGCAGCgccgcatatacagggtgtttcaggagaaatgagccaaagtttaaaaaaatagttcatcgcacaccaaaaagacggactgcatagtgttaccagtagtgtgaggatactcaaacAATTTTTGCTTTGTAATTAATTAAGTGTAATTAATTAGCCAGTTTTAATTAAaaggattagagccaaaatgtTAATCAGAAAGTTGTAGCGGGCGATACAACGACACGAAACtcgttgattgcaactttgtacctctGACGGATCCTTTTTTTTCCCGGACCCAACGACTAACTTTCCGATTTGCAAAAAACCGACGCGGGACCTGTCGCAGACGCACGAGGCGCGCCGGATCACAGCGCTCTCGAGCGTCCTGTTATTGAACGAATACTAGTCAcagttctcattgacattttgacaccaccaccaccaccaccaccaccaccacattttcacaacagcgagccctttcaccaccacattttgacattttggCTTCACATTGACTCCTCGCGCTTCTGCGACAGGTCCCGCGTCAGTTTTTTGCAAACCCGTGAGTTAGTCCTGggagccgaaaaaaaaaaaaaaaaaaactaaaaaggatccgttagaggtacagagttgcaatcaacgggtttcgtctcgttgtatcgcccgctacaactttctcattgacattttggctctaatcTTTATACTTAAAAAACTGACTAATTAATTTTACTTATCTAATTAATTTATTACAAAACAAATATAGTTTGAatatcctcacaccactgggggggggggggatttattggcagcaaaataagaaaaaaagaaaggggaaaggtcagccatgcagcacgccggcttgctagttcctaaaaaaagaagaaaaagaaaggaaaaatataaacaagagaaaaggaaataacaaaaagataaataaataaatgaaaacaagaaaaattgaaaaagacactcggctcacagggagcccaggaggcccgtgtcATGCAGAAAGCGgggcaccgcttttgtgactctccactaGTTAGCTCGCTGCActgggccaaggagtgttgcgagagaaacgtctgtccatccgtccgtgcacccaagctctgagaggtgttgtcagagcacggcccgctgatggtggtgacgctgacagtggaggagctgatgagagatatcgtcttctacggcgcagcagggggcaagtgggagatgagacgcggcccattttgaacaaggagtaaacgggtgagggcaacgttcagccgaagacgatgccgctcctcctcgcgggtacagcggcagccgatgacaaactccagcgAGGGGTCGAAGGACTGCGGGAACGCattaggtcggatagcgtctacaataaactggcgggtgccgtcgccgcagagacaCCGTATAAGCAGGCGacacgcagacaccgggagcggcAGTAGGGGCACCTGCGTGGCggcatcaagcgcggcgcgtctcgcagTCGCGTCAGCACAgtttccgtgtagccctgtatgcctgggtacccactgaaggcagatacggtggccgaccgaggagagttgggcgtactcctgaagtaccatggtacgcagatcacTCACGACGCTCGGGTGGTATGCTGACAGGAGcgccaaagacgccttgctgtctgtgaggatgACCCACGCATCAGGTACAGATTCAGCGATATgccgcagagcggcaagcagtccgagcagctccgcatccgtggaggacactgtatagggaagtcggagggcgaggtcacggtttACCTGCGAGACGTATAGTAGGCCGCTGCTGATGACCCATTCGCTACCGATCCATCAGTATAAATGGCGCGCCTCAGCGGATAGGCAGAACTGAGATGCGCGAGCTGGGCTACTGTCACAGGAACATCGTTCTTCCTCTGGAGGCCGGGGATAgtcacaccactggtaacactatgaaGTCCGTCTTATTGGTGtgcaatgcttttttttttaattttggatcatttttcgtgaaacaccctgtatatcgatCTCGGTTGGTTCCTGAATGATTTACTGAATTTCtgcattttctctttttctttttgtgcaggTAGGCCAACGTGGATGCGAGACAATTGTCAGGCGCTGTCCGGCTTTATGCTCAACCAAGTTATGCTACCAGGAACGCACAAATCTGGGAACTACGACACATTCAAGCCAGAAATCATCGTACCTATTGAGAACGTACTCGACTATCAAGAAGAGGACATTTTCAGCCAGCTCGTTTATGGCATAAGATTCCTCGATATCAGAGTTAGAGCCTACAATTCAGACTTCTGGGTTAACCGAGAAGACATCAGAGGTCAAATCACGGTTAAGGAGTTATTGCGAACCGTGAAATCGTTTGTACGAGCCACCGGTGAAATTGTCGCCGTCGACTTCCACCGATTTATAAGGGGATTCGAATTCACGTGTCCAGATCGTGAGCGCAACCACAAGGCTTTAGTAAAACTAATAGTAGAAGAGCTCAAAGACGTGATCGCTCACAAAGACGCCGCACACAAAACTCTTGGTGAGTTGATGGGCAATTGCAGCGAAGTGAAGGGAAAAGTTATCGTTAGCTACAAGGAGAAGTCCGTTCAAGCCAACTCGCAGTATTTCCTGCCGGCATCACATCGACTTTGGTCAGGAGCACGGAGTGTACAAAAACTCAAAAAATACCTCGAGGACAGAGTATGTTTGCATCTTCCGGGGACACAGACGGTCTCTATGGCGGAAATGCACGCATTGTTCCCCTTTTACACGGTCACCAATCGGGAATTTGCGCAGGAAGTCAACGGCGAGGTAACAAAATGGTTCAGGGACGAGTGGTGGAAGTGCGCCAACGTGGTGGCCACTGATTTTTTCCTCGGCAACGACATTATTAATGTTGCCATTAAATCTAATGTGAGACGCGTGGCAGAAATGCGAAATTCTGATTGAACAGTTAGAAGGACATGCTATATAATTGTGTGTACCTCTCGCAGTTCCTTCCTATTAAAATCGGCTTCACCTTGAATGAATTCCGTTATCCACATACTCGAAGCTCTCTGCCATATGCTCTGTGACATAAGGGCTCTGTGACATATGACATGGGCCACCATGGGAGAATCGCAACAAAGCGCTCCAATTAAGAGCAAGAAAGCGATTGTCAACATCATAACGCGCAGTGACATGGACCGCATTTtgggcatgtgtcgtcgagttccccgttcctgttagtttctgGCAATTCATTTCACTTCTAGGTGATGCAGCTACACATGTGCACATTCAGTTCGGTGGCCGGGAGGGGTGCTGGAGgggtttttctatttttatcttttcaccttttcatttttcctttctgtgggGTTTTGTGGGGGTTTTGGAGgacctttgtgggagtagcagaattcgtcaggtgacgaattcaatatcttttcttttttatatttattcGAATTCAAACTCAAAGCGATTGTAATCTTCAATATTTCAACTGACTATGGACTCCACATAATGGTACTGAGGTGTACGGGAGGCTTCTACGAGGCAAACTGACCCTAAATAAATTACTGACATGAATAAATTATTATTTTGCGTATCTGTGCGTGTGTCGTAATATGATACGAAGCACATTCACTTGTCACGTTGACACTTCACGTGAATACGTCTTTAAAATCGGCATTAGGGTGGCATCCTCGAAAGCTGAGCGACACGAAAACTGTCACTTTCGTCACTCAAAGTGTCATTCTGTCAATCCATATAGGCGGGCACCGGGCGGGGCACCCAACGGGGTTCCGCCCGTCGTGGCAATGACAACGTCCAGGAATAGGCATAAAcccctgctcttcgtttttagggcgagggtaGTATTATTTTTGAGATGTGGATGTGGGCAGGCATTACTCttgtccctttttttttcaataaacgtatccccccccccgatcctacagttggcaattcAAAAGGGCCAAAGCGGAAGAAGAGGAAAACGAAGTGCCAAGAACGGTGGGCAGGAGCTCGCGAAAAAAGGCCCTTGAGTTCCCCTTAACCCCTTAACCTCATAATATGTGGTATCTGGAGGGTTGAGAGCAATAACGAAACCAGCCACGACCTCGAAGTTGGTGTAAAAAGGGCGATTCATGTCTGTCGTCGTGCTGAGCGCAGCTGACTCGTTTACGTTGCCAAAAGTCCACAGCACTATAGGCTGCAATTTGACGTGATCTGAAGTAAAAGTGCAGGACTCATTTGTGGAGGTATCAAGGGCATCAGCTTAAGTTCGTGGCTaataatggtggtggtggtgctactaaaggagctcgccgttgtcggcctcacagaggtgtgcaacgtcacggctaacgctctgggggaatatgcgtcctgtgccaacttgtaagagaactgtgccgagtGACTCGGCACAGTTGGGCACGGTTCTCAGCACAGTGATGGGCAATCCAGTTCGTTTTGTTGAACTCGTTCATTCCGTTCAGTTCGGTTCACAGAATCGTTCATTCGTTTACTCTCCGCGACGTCATAACATCATGTGACCGACTCCAACGGCGAGGTAAGCGGCCAGCtcgctgaagtcacgtgaaaTTTTTCTGGCGCCTTTCAGAATACGTCGTCTAATGACCGATTGTGCATATGTTTTCTGGAATTATATTGAGGCGGCAGCTACATCTTTCAGACTTTCATAGCATccgcttttatttatttatttatgtatttatttacaatacccCAAGGGCTCTTGCAAGCATTGCATGGGGGAGTGGGGTTGTACAGATATTAGGTATAACAATAAATTCACTTGACAAATAACGGTGCGAAAAGAAAGGAATCAATTGATTATTAGTGAATGGTTAAATGGTAGATGATATCTTCCTATGAAACGTGGTGTGATCAGTGAGCTCCGCAATATTCAAGGGAAGATCATTCCAGTTAATAGTAGTCTTACAAAAGAATGATTTAGCAAAGATATCAGTGTGGCAGGCGAAACGAGTTACCTTGTACAAATGGTCGAAGCGGGGAAAGATTGTGGAAGAACGAGTGATAGGGGAAATGCTAGGCGGAATGGTATGAATGAACTTGTGAAACAGAGACAACCTTGCAATGTATCGACGTTTTTCTAGGTTAGGGAGTTGAAGTTGTTGTTTAATTACCGAGACTGAAGAATGACGCGAGTAATCACCAACGATGAAACGGGCTGCTCTATTCTGGATGGCTTCGAGAGCGGAGGATAAGTATTGTTGAGGAGGGTCCCACAAAGCTGAGGCATACTCCAGTTTTGAACGTACTAGTGATAAGTATATTAGTTTTCTAATTTCCTGGGGTGCGAGTTTCAGGTTACGTCGAATATAGCCAAGAGTCCGGTTAGCATTGCCAGCAATGAATTCAATGTGCTTGTTCCAAGTTAGGTCTTGGGAGAGATGAATGCCAAGATACTTGTAAGAGCTCACTTTAGTAAGAGCAATGTCGTTTAGTGAGTATGGATATTGAGAAAAACGGCCGTAATTGCGACGGGCAAAAGTAATAACATTACATTTGTTAAGGTTAAGAGGCATCTGCCAGGTTAAACACCACGAATGAACTAGTGAGAGGTCATGTTGGAGAGCAACCTGATCAGAAAAGGAAGAAACCTTGCGATAGATaacacagtcatcggcaaatAGCCGTGTGGTGGAAGAAATATTATTAGGGAGGTCGTTAATATAAATAAGAAAGAGAAGGGGACCAAGCACCGATCCCTGAGGGATACCAGATGTTACAGCAAAAAAATCGGAACGATGATCATTGCATATTACGAAGGAAGAGCGATTCGTGAGGAAGTCTTGTATCCAATAATAGGTTTTACAGTCAATATTAGTAGCACGAAGTTTCTGTAAAAGGTAATTATGAGGCACTTTGTCGAAAGCCTTACGGAAATCTAGAAATACGGCGTCAGTTTGTGCAGATACGTCAGCGTTAGAAAAGAGGTAATGAAGAAAAGATGCAAGCTGAGTTTCGCAGGAACGGTCCCTACGGAAACCGTGTTGGAGTGGATAGAAGAAGTCATTCTTCTCAAAAAATCTCGCACCATGTGAATAAATAATGTGTTCTAGTAGTTTACAGCAGATACTTGTTAGTGATATGGGTCGGTAGTTATTAGCTAATTGGGTGTCGCCAGACTTAAACACTGGGATGATCTTCCCTACTTTCCAATCATACGGTAGCATTGAATTATGCAAGGACTGTGAAAAGATGTATGCCAGAATCATACTAGAGGTTTGCCTGGTCATGATTAGTACTTTGGTATTGATATCATCTGGCCCGGAGGATGTGGATGATTTGAGTGACTCGATTAGCTTGCAGATGCCTTGGGAAGTGATACATTCAAGTGGCACGCATCCTTCTTGAGGTATGTACGTAGTATGGTCCTTATGGCTTATAGGGAACACAGAGGAAAAATGTGCAGCAAATAATGAAGCACACTCGTTCGGGGGTATTGAATTCCCACCGGAGTCGGACAGACGGATGGCGTTGTCCTTAACAGGAGATATCTCATTCCAGAATCTCCTTGGGTTGTGAATAAGGAGCGAAGGTAAATCCTGGCGGAAGTATTTGTTTTTGGCTTTTTTTAGTGCACATTTGTAAGAGCGAGCGCACTCGTGATATTCGTTCCAGTGGTCAAGAGCAGTTGAGGCCTTGGCCTTCTTAAATAATCGCTTCTTTTTGTTACGAAGGACTTTTAGTTCTTTCCTAAACCAAGGAGCCCTTTTGTGAGTTATTATGCGTAACTTAGGAACATGCAAGTCGACAAGCCGGTTAAGGGTGTCGCGAAAAAGACACCAGTTTTCGTCAACAGATCGCTTGTGGAAACACAAAACAAACTCACCATGAAATGTTCGTAGACCGGCGTTAATCGCGTCAAAATTGGCGCGTTTGTAGTCTCGAATAGTTTTGGTGACTATGTTATTATGGTGGATGGATGAGGCAGACGGTAACATGAAATGTACAATCTTATGGTCACTTAACCCAtcaaaaacagagagagaggtAACGTCCTCTGGATGCGATGCAAAAACAAGGTCAAGTATGGATTCGGTTGAAACAGTACTTCTAGTTGGTACAGATACAAGTTGCTCTAAATTAAAAGTTAACGAAAGGTCGATAAAAGCTCTAGCATCAGGAGATGTGTCTATGTACAGGGTTGAAGGCGTCCGGCATGTCATTGATTTGTGCATATCATGTAATAAATGTGAACTGAATCGATGGCCGAACACTCGCCGACGTGTTCGTTCAATACTGCGCTAATCTGACGGTCACATGCCGGTCATATGTTGTCAAAGCGACAAGCGACGTGCAGGTCTGAAACCGTCTCTCGCTGTCtcaagaaggagaagaaaaaactcTTCATTCTGTTGCACTGTAATTCTCCCGTAGTTTACATTTCTTCAGTTCATTTCAGTCGCCGCCATTTCCGCTTCTGGCTCCTGCGCATGCGTTCAACACTGCTTTACCAGCTTTACAGCGGCACAGGGGTGGCATAGACGAAAGCGTTCAGGGCGaatgcaatgcatcctggacaggtcctggtcgcacgtcacagcaaacgtcaacgcacacgtgaaattaaagatggccgcgcccgtgatTGGCGGCCacaccgtttgtaaacaaagcgTTTATTGTTTCTTCGCGACGTTTTGGAAGTCTTTCGagcacggtaattatttttatccgataatctcacAGTAAAATGTGCAGTTTTgtacataaggcctcgtactctTCACGACTTCCGAAGATGAAATGACGATCGCGCGTTAAGACACACTGAGCCGATGCTATGGGCTACCATTTCGatgaagaagcaccgcatataGTTTACgttggcaaaatacgttcatctcttggctttatgccgacgggaatatgtcggcaagcgGTAAAACGACATGCAAACAAAGttacatgacctcaaaatgacgttttctatgacgtgtgGCCAGGAAAAGGTGGCGGTTTTGCAagaagcacccgcttgagggtagttacaaaaatggctgctTTATGTCACCCATGTGTACAG
Protein-coding sequences here:
- the LOC135376517 gene encoding uncharacterized protein LOC135376517, with the protein product MRDNCQALSGFMLNQVMLPGTHKSGNYDTFKPEIIVPIENVLDYQEEDIFSQLVYGIRFLDIRVRAYNSDFWVNREDIRGQITVKELLRTVKSFVRATGEIVAVDFHRFIRGFEFTCPDRERNHKALVKLIVEELKDVIAHKDAAHKTLGELMGNCSEVKGKVIVSYKEKSVQANSQYFLPASHRLWSGARSVQKLKKYLEDRVCLHLPGTQTVSMAEMHALFPFYTVTNREFAQEVNGEVTKWFRDEWWKCANVVATDFFLGNDIINVAIKSNVRRVAEMRNSD